The following nucleotide sequence is from Pseudonocardia abyssalis.
GAGCTGCACGAGCGCGAGGGCGAACGCGGCGGTCGCCAGCCACGCCTTCGCCGACGTGCCGCTGGAGAAGCCGCCGACGTTGACGGCGAAGAACGTCGGCTCGTGGAGGCGGCCGTAGACCCCGATCCCGACGGCCACCGCGGCTCCGACGCCGGCGGCGAGCAGCCACCCGGCGCGCGGGGCGACGGGCGCGGGTTCGGCGGGGCCGCGCGATCCCGACCCACCGGCGCCGTCCGGACGGCGCGCACCGTCCGTCGACGGTGTGCGTGGCGGCACGAGGTCGGCGGCGGGGCGCAGCGGGAGGTGCGGCTCGGTCGCCGGGTCGTCGTAGGGGGTGCTCACCGGGCCACCCCCTCGGCCGCGCCGTCGACGAGCGAGACGGTGACGGGCACGCCGTCGAGCACGACCCCGTCGGGGGCGGCCGGGTCCAGCGGCGGGGCCGCGACGACCTCCCCCGCGGCCCGAGCACCCCCCGTGACCGTGCCGTCGACGGAGACCCAGCCGATGCGGACGGCGACCCCGTCGACGTTCACCCGCCCGTCGTAGAGACCGTCGGGGGCCTGCACGACCTTCGCCGCGAACGGCCACGTGCCCGCGCCCACCGAGACCGAGCCGAGTGCCGCGGTCTCGTCGACCGTGCCGGTGAGCACGGCCCCGTCGGCCCCGGTCAGCGCGAGGTCCGCACCGGTCAGCGTGCCCTCCAGCCAGGCCTCGACCCGGTCGCCGTCGCAGACGTAGGCGACCGCGCGCCCGTCCTTCACCGCGACGGCGACCGTCACCTCGTCCCCCGACGACCGCCCCGCCCACACCGACTCCACGACGGCGGGTGGTTCCGGCACCGCCGCCGCGGGTTCTCCGGTGGGTTCCGGGACGACCGGTGCGGCCGCGGCCGCGGGGGCGGCCCGCCCCGGGTCGGTGAACACATCGACCGCCAGCAGCCCGCCGCCGAGCACGGCGACCGCCCCCAGCGTGAGCAGTGGTGCGTATCTCTTCATGGGTCCGTCCCCTGACGTGTCGGCGGGTGCCCGCACACGGTCCCGCCGCGGCGCCCGGCGCAGGAGGTCCGACGACCGGTGCGAACCGGTACTCCGACACAGAGCGGCCGGACCGGCCGGGGATACGCGCTACGCGTCGACCCCGGCCAGGGCTCGCAACCGGAACGCCGTGACGGGCCCGGTCCGCCCCTTGACCGTCAGCTCCCCCAGCGGCTCGACGACCACCCCGTCGGGCAGCAGCAGCCGTGTGGCCTCCCCGATCACGACCTGCCCCGGCTCGGCCGCCGACTCCAGCCGCGCGGCGACGTTCACCGCGTCCCCCATCGCGTTGAAGTTGCGCAGGGCGGTGCTGCCGATGTTGCCGACGAGTGCGGGCCCGGTGTTGATCCCGACCCGGAACGTCGGGCCGTCGGCGTCGGCGATCCCGGCGATGCCCTCCTGCATCGCCAGCGCGGCGCGGACGGCGCGCAGCGCGTGGTCGGGCTGGCGGGCGGGGGCGTTGAACAGCGCCATCATCGCGTCGCCGACGAACTGGACGACCGTGCCGCCCTCGGCGAGCACCGCGGCGGTGGCGACCTCGAAGTACCGGTTGAGCAGGACGACGATCTCCTCCGGGCTCGCCGTCTCAGAGAACGTGGTGAAGCCGCGCAGGTCGGCGAACACCGCGGTGACGTCGACGACGGCGCCCCCGAGTGCGGCCTGCGTCGGGTCGGCGAGCAGGGCGGTGGCGACGTCGGGCGACATGTACTGGCGGAACAGGCCGTCGAGCTGGTGGTAGAGCCGAGCGTTCTCCATGCCCATCGAGAGCTGGCTGGCCAGCGAGGCGAGCAGGGAGCGGTCGCGGTCGGTGAAGCCCCCGGGCCGCCGCACGAGCAGCACACCGGCCGGGAGGTCCTTGACGGTCAGGGGGCAGGCGAGCACGTCGTCGCCGGTCTCGACGGGGTCGAGCCCCGTCGGCAGGTCGACGTCGGTGGTCCAGGTCCGGTCGGTGGACAGGTCGTCGGGATAGCGCAGGACGCCGTCGGCGAGCAGGCCGATCCGCACGGCGTGGCCGCCGAAGCCCGCGGCGACGCGGGTGACGGCGCGGCGCAGCAGATCGTCCTCGGCCAGGCGCACGCGCGACTCGTGCCCGATCGCGACGAGGACCCCGAGCCGCTCGATCTGCTCGCGCTCCCCGCGCAGGGCGGACGCGGCGCGGCCGAGGACGGCGGTCTGGCCCTCCGTCAGCCCGAACCGCGACGCCATCCCCGCGGTGATCAGTCCCATCTCGTCGGCGGAGATCTCCCCCGCCTCCTGCCGGCGCACCGCCGACACGAGTGCCTCCAGCGCGGCCCCGTACTCCGCGCGCACGGCCTGCACCGTCTCCTCGGTGCGCACGCCGTCGAACAGCCCGGTGGTGGCGCCCTCGGCCTGGTAGCCCGCGTACGCGCTGTAGGCGATGTAGCCGAACGCCAGCGACATCAGCACGTGCCACAGCCACCACGTGAGGTGCCAGCTCGGGCCGAGCACCACGGCGATCATCGACTCGGCCAGCAGCACGTTGGCCGTCAGGATCGACAGCAGCATCACCGAGCGGCGGCGCCGGTAGAGCCGGAGGTAGCGGACGGCGACGACGCCGTAGAGCAGCACCGCCGTGACCGCGACGGCGACGAGCGGGCCGGAGAGCTCCTCCGCGATCGCGGGGTCGGCCAGCGGCGGCAGCCCGGCGAGCGAGACGACGCCCCACAGCGCGGCGACGGCGAGCAGCCCGCGCCGCAGCCAGGGGGCGAGGCGCAGGACCGTGGCCGACGGGAGGTCGAGCGCCGAGGCCGCCGTGAACAGCGCGGCGAGCGCCAACCCGACCGGCGTGGCCAGGGCGAACCCGCCGTTGCGGCTGCCCAGCAGCACCCCGGGCGTGGCCAGCGCGTGCAGCCCGAGGAACAGGGCGGCGGTCAGGAAAGCGAGCCCGACCAGCAACAACCGGGCGTCGTCGTGGCGGCGGGCGGCCCGCGCCACGAGCACCGCCAGCCCGACGTTGAGCGCGGCGGCGAGCGCGATCAGCCAGAAGTGCGTCGGATGGTGCTCCAGGCGGACGTCCGCGGCGGGTACCGCGAGCAGCAGCCCCAGCCCGGCCAGGGGCAGCGTGAGGTGGAACGCCCACACCACGACCCGGGCGGGGACGCCCCGCGTGCGCTCAACCACGGGCCCGCCTGCGCAGCCCGTCGATGTCGAGCACGGTCATCGTGCGCCGCCCGGTGGTGACCAGGCCCCGCTCGCGCAGCACCCGCAGCGCCTTCGCGACGGCCTCCCGCGACGCGCCGACCCACCCCGCCAGCTCGTCCTGCGACAGCGGAACAGGGATCCGGACGCCGTCGGCGACCGGCTCGCCGAAGCGGTC
It contains:
- a CDS encoding adenylate/guanylate cyclase domain-containing protein, which produces MVERTRGVPARVVVWAFHLTLPLAGLGLLLAVPAADVRLEHHPTHFWLIALAAALNVGLAVLVARAARRHDDARLLLVGLAFLTAALFLGLHALATPGVLLGSRNGGFALATPVGLALAALFTAASALDLPSATVLRLAPWLRRGLLAVAALWGVVSLAGLPPLADPAIAEELSGPLVAVAVTAVLLYGVVAVRYLRLYRRRRSVMLLSILTANVLLAESMIAVVLGPSWHLTWWLWHVLMSLAFGYIAYSAYAGYQAEGATTGLFDGVRTEETVQAVRAEYGAALEALVSAVRRQEAGEISADEMGLITAGMASRFGLTEGQTAVLGRAASALRGEREQIERLGVLVAIGHESRVRLAEDDLLRRAVTRVAAGFGGHAVRIGLLADGVLRYPDDLSTDRTWTTDVDLPTGLDPVETGDDVLACPLTVKDLPAGVLLVRRPGGFTDRDRSLLASLASQLSMGMENARLYHQLDGLFRQYMSPDVATALLADPTQAALGGAVVDVTAVFADLRGFTTFSETASPEEIVVLLNRYFEVATAAVLAEGGTVVQFVGDAMMALFNAPARQPDHALRAVRAALAMQEGIAGIADADGPTFRVGINTGPALVGNIGSTALRNFNAMGDAVNVAARLESAAEPGQVVIGEATRLLLPDGVVVEPLGELTVKGRTGPVTAFRLRALAGVDA